AAACCGATTGGGCGACCAACACGGAACTGCGCGTCCGCTGCCTCGAGCAGTTCCACCGCGCGCTCGTCGAACACCGCGACGAACTCGCAGCACTGACCATCGCCGAAGCCGGCGCCACCGAATCGCTGTGCCAGGGCGCGCAGTTGGACGCGCCGATCGAGATCGTCCGCTACTACGCGGAACTACTCAAGACGTATCCGTTGACCCAGGACCTCGGCAATATCGAGAGCCGCGGCGCCCAGCACCACCGCTGGGTGGAAAAAGAAGCCGCCGGGGTGGTGGCCGCGATCATCGCCTACAACTATCCCAATCAACTGGCGCTGGCGAAGCTGGCGCCCGCGATGGCGGCGGGCTGCACGGTGGTACTCAAGGCGGCGCCGGACACCCCGCTGATCACGTTGGCGATCGGTGAGCTGATCGCCAACCACACCGACATCCCCGCCGGGGTGGTGAACGTGCTCGCTGGCGCGGACCCGGAGGTCGGCGCGGTGCTGACCACAAGTCCCGACGTGGACATGGTGACGTTCACCGGGTCGACGCCGACCGGTCGCCGGATCATGGCCGCCGCCAGCGACACCCTCAAGAAGGTGTTCCTCGAACTGGGCGGAAAGTCGGCGGCGATCGTGCTCGACGACGCCGACTTCAACACCGCCGCGCTGTTCACCGCGTTCTCGATGGTGACCCATGCGGGGCAGGGCTGCGCGCTGACGTCGCGGCTGCTGGTGCCGCGCATCCATCACGACGAGATCGTCGAACTGGTGAAGAACAACTTCGGACTGGTCCGCTTTG
The genomic region above belongs to Mycobacterium sp. 3519A and contains:
- a CDS encoding aldehyde dehydrogenase family protein — encoded protein: MQETPTISSDAASAGTADRHLLIDGKLLDIQRTFPSLNPATGEVLGHAPDATVADAQAAVAAARRAFDETDWATNTELRVRCLEQFHRALVEHRDELAALTIAEAGATESLCQGAQLDAPIEIVRYYAELLKTYPLTQDLGNIESRGAQHHRWVEKEAAGVVAAIIAYNYPNQLALAKLAPAMAAGCTVVLKAAPDTPLITLAIGELIANHTDIPAGVVNVLAGADPEVGAVLTTSPDVDMVTFTGSTPTGRRIMAAASDTLKKVFLELGGKSAAIVLDDADFNTAALFTAFSMVTHAGQGCALTSRLLVPRIHHDEIVELVKNNFGLVRFGNPADPSTYMGPLISEKQRDKVDGMVKRAVEAGATLVTGGQKMDPGFFYTPTLLTDVDPDSEIAQEEVFGPVLVVIAYDDDDDAVRIANNSIYGLSGAVFGSQDRALAVARRIRTGTFSINGGNYFSPDSPFGGYKQSGIGREMGTAGLEEFLESKTFATVVG